A single region of the Lotus japonicus ecotype B-129 chromosome 4, LjGifu_v1.2 genome encodes:
- the LOC130712906 gene encoding uncharacterized protein LOC130712906, which translates to MHIKETKAIGERMTCVECKSCGGPHVSNLCTVNAESNEAKAIAQGSIVPSSNHEPLVQTQVVGKVNCKRSLEELLESFINRSMNNFKNQEAAIKNLESQFGQLAKQLAELPQGKSFSDTIVNSNQKNASVVATRSGRVLRELEKKTEGGKSEKIVEEEVSVPIKNKVLNDPTPELSKIPFPKALVKKNLDKQFSKFVEVFKKLQINIPFSEALEKIPIYAKFMRDILSKKRKLSEVDETVMLTKECSAILQRKMPRKRRDPGSFTIPVEIEGLSKVDALCDLGASINLLPLSMFRRLNLGEVDKYVFPVDFVVLDMEEDAKILLILGRPFLATARAKIDVDKGQLILRVGKGKGMRAWILESEVCLRPPW; encoded by the exons atgcatattaaggagaccaaggctattGGTGAAAGAATGACTTGTGTGGAGTGCAAGTCTTGTGGTGGACCTCATGTTAGTAACTTGTGTACTGTCAATGCTGAGAGCAATGAAGCCAAAGCTATAGCTCAAGGAAGCATAGTTCCATCCTCAAATCATGAACCTCTTGTCCAAACACAAGTTGTTGGAAAGGTGAATTGCAAGAGGAGtttagaggagctattggagagttTCATCAACCGCTCAATGAACAACTTcaagaaccaagaggcggctataAAGAATTTGGAGagtcaatttggccagctggccaagcaattGGCCGAGTTACCTCAAGGTAAGTCTTTTTCCGACACTATTGTCAATTCTAATCAAAAAAATGCTTCTGTTGTTGCCACTAGAAGTGGTAGAGTGTTAAGAgagttagaaaagaaaacagAGGGAGGAAAAAGTGAGAAGATAGTGGAGGAGGAAGTGAGTGTTCCTATTAAAAATAAAGTATTGAATGATCCTACTCCTGAGCTTAGCAAGATTCCATTTCCCAAGGCTTTGGTTAAGAAAAATCTGGATAAACAGTTTTCTAAGTTTGTGGAGGTTTTTAAGAAACTTCAGATCAATATACCTTTTTCTGAAGCCTTGGAGAAAATTccaatctatgctaagttcatgaggGATATCCTAAGTAAAaaaaggaagttgagtgaggttgatgagaCGGTCATGTTGACCAAGGAGTGTAGTGCAATCTTGCAAAGGAAGATGCCTAGGAAGAGGAGAGATCCCGGAAGCtttactattccggtggagattgaggggttgtCGAAAGTGGATGCATTGTGTGACttaggagcgagcatcaacttgttGCCGCTCAGCATGTTTAGGAGGTTGAACTTAGGTGAG gtggataagtatgtgttccccgttgATTTTGTGGTGCTGGACATGGAGGAAGATGCAAAGATTCTTCTTATTCTAGGCCGACCCTTTTTAGCCACTGCtagggctaagattgatgttgataagggtcagctcattctccGAGTTGGTAAGGGCAAG ggaatgagagcaTGGATTTTGGAGTCAGAGGTgtgtctaaggcctccatggtaa
- the LOC130712904 gene encoding uncharacterized protein LOC130712904 — MTQDSGKKIAADPKPIKNSHGVKFLGLKTASSTPSRVTRSSAKIVSPESSGPAKRTRSMRIKHVVKRGTRKASSVQDISEDSIPDPPVDDNQESDVVDAEADQVIHNVLETLADVATAQDVMPNVESQDDRDSEPNSEAKPSDPDAEKEDDTDGSTQESSKEDSDDQEVHKKFTVSASKKATVSTSKNVAGLKGKKKKVSVPEKKTKKDKKDEKIAASTRRKRKHVAETDSELDVPDITTTAKKRIKGKRIPLNVPEAPIDNVSFHFASSAQSWKFVVQRRLAIKRELHADALELKEIMELLVDAGLMKTVKDIGRCFSQLVREFIVNIPTEDEILASVAPSSGRSPVAGTDEEPDLNRVAKTLTGKIVKKWSKKGLLPSGKLTTKYANLFKIGCANWMATNHLSGVTPPLARILYLIGIGGEFDFGKLVFDQTLKHAGSYAVRLPIIFPCLLSELIVKQYPDVVRADEPQGKRPMPFKFDYRLFAGTRVPNSVLSAAKGSASTSGTQAAGASKDDILAELRVVSKSLDATIQAC, encoded by the exons ATGactcaagattcaggaaagAAGATCGCTGCCGATCCCAAACCTATCAAGAACTCACATGGAGTCAAATTTCTTGGTTTGAAGACTGCATCTTCTACTCCCTCTAGGGTTACTCGTTCTTCTGCAAAAATTGTCTCTCCAGAATCGTCTGGACCAGCCAAGAGGACAAGGAGTATGAGGATCAAGCATGTTGTCAAGCGAGGCACAAGGAAAGCTTCAAGTGTTCAGGACATCTCAGAAGATTCCATTCCTGATCCACCGGTTGATGATAATCAAGAAAGCGATGTCGTCGATGCTGAAGCAGATCAAGTTATCCACAATGTCTTAGAGACTCTTGCAGATGTTGCCACTGCACAGGATGTCATGCCAAATGTTGAATCACAGGATGATCGCGATTCTGAACCGAACTCTGAGGCAAAGCCTAGTGATCCTGATGCTGAGAAGGAAGATGATACTGATGGTTCTACTCAAGAATCTTCAA aagaagactCTGATGATCAAGAAGTGCACAAGAAATTCACTGTCTCTGCTAGTAAGAAGGCCACAGTTTCTACAAGCAAGAATGTTGCAGGTTTGaaaggaaagaagaaaaag GTCTCAGTTCCtgagaagaagacaaagaaggacaagaaagaTGAGAAGATTGCTGCATCCActagaaggaagaggaaacaTGTTGCTGAAACTGACTCTGAGCTAGATGTTCCTGACATCACCACTACGGCCAAGAAAAGAATCAAGGGGAAGAGAATTCCTTTGAATGTTCCTGAGGCACCAATTGACAATGTATCCTTCCACTTTGCCAGTTCTGCTCAAAGTTGGAAGTTTGTTGTTCAAAGAAGGTTAGCCATAAAAAGGGAACTTCATGCAGATGCCTTGGAACTCAAAGAGATCATGGAACTGTTGGTTGATGCAGGTTTGATGAAGACGGTCAAGGACATTGGCAGATGTTTCTCTCAATTGGTTAGGGAATTCATTGTGAATATCCCTACTGAAGATGAAATTCTGGCAAGTGTAGCCCCGAGTTCAGGAAG AAGTCCGGTTgctggaactgatgaagaacctgATTTAAATAGGGTTGCTAAGACCCTTACTGGCAAGATAGTCAAGAAGTGGTCAAAGAAAGGATTGCTTCCCTCTGGGAAGTTAACTACCAAGTATGCTAATCTTTTCAAGATTGGGTGTGCAAATTGGATGGCCACCAATCACCTATCTGGTGTAACTCCTCCCCTTGCAAGAATTCTCTATCTGATTGGCATTGGTGGTGAGTTTGATTTTGGCAAACTGGTTTTTGATCAGACTCTGAAGCATGCAGGCTCTTATGCTGTGAGACTGCCAATTATATTTCCATGCCTATTGTCTGAACTAATTGTCAAACAATATCCTGATGTTGTGAGGGCTGATGAACCACAAGGTAAGAGACCTATGCCTTTCAAGTTTGATTATCGCTTGTTTGCTGGGACACGTGTTCCAAACAGTGTGCTATCTGCAGCAAAGGGTTCTGCCAGTACCAGTGGTACTCAGGCAGCTGGTGCAAGCAAAGATGATATTTTGGCTGAATTGAGGGTTGTCTCCAAATCCTTGGATGCCACTATTCAGGCTTGCTAG
- the LOC130712905 gene encoding uncharacterized protein LOC130712905: MERSEKADSADGKVFPKMVVGLATGQVGPSLRSRSNESTQAETQGSEKVTPITERGCAVTSNFSPKDLQVLCELRVDFKNLAENGLDLLPAVKFQGWEGYFNRLTRPIYYKLVKEFWKHAECDDLQVVSYVLGKKIIITERSIALLLGLDTIRGYRFWANDSKLNKVKDTINSELYANWKSGKSDYKTRELHLDLRIWHKIILNCFNPRPTGSSPDYINFNQKVMLYFIKTGQKICLPYFLFTYLKDCIRRSRTTAAATKNTIRYIPFGRVLSDIFVESKLVKDLINAGCTEDLSILAGEAFTSTSLKRMCLIEKKIEAESVITPEEVKGRRIPLNDYPLWSKVDDPEAILYYIEDLRSLGFEIDVDEFFRALPEAPDYESPKKKKTNRKKEDTTTAANDDFEDGDDDEQPPQKKKKKVRIATRVIQQETTQAPRTTRVTRSFVRNSSKFIILTGDDESDACLA, translated from the coding sequence ATGGAAAGATCTGAGAAAGCTGATTCTGCAGATGGCAAAGTGTTTCCAAAGATGGTTGTGGGTCTTGCAACTGGTCAAGTTGGTCCAAGCCTTCGATCAAGGTCCAATGAATCCACTCAGGCTGAGACTCAAGGGTCAGAGAAAGTCACTCCGATTACTGAAAGAGGTTGTGCAGTCACTTCCAATTTTTCTCCCAAAGATCTTCAAGTTCTTTGCGAATTGCGAGTTGATTTCAAGAATTTAGCAGAAAATGGGTTGGATCTTCTTCCTGCAGTCAAGTTTCAAGGTTGGGAAggatacttcaacaggctcacaAGACCCATCTACTACAAGTTGGTaaaagaattctggaaacatgctgaGTGTGACGATCTTCAAGTTGTTTCCTATGTGCTGGGcaagaagatcatcattacTGAAAGATCAATTGCTCTGCTTCTGGGTCTAGACACTATCAGGGGTTACAGATTTTGGGCCAATGATTCCAAGTTGAATAAAGTGAAAGACACAATCAATTCGGAGCTGTATGCAAATTGGAAATCTGGGAAATCCGACTACAAGACCAGAGAGCTTCATCTTGATttaaggatctggcacaagatcatTCTGAATTGCTTCAATCCCAGACCCACTGGAAgctctcctgactacatcaacttcaatcagaaggtgaTGCTTTACTTCATCAAGACCGGGCAGAAGATATGTCTTCCGTACTTCTTATTCACTTATCTAAAAGATTGCATAAGGAGATCAAGAACAACTGCTGCTGCGACCAAGAACACAATCaggtacattccttttggaagagtGTTATCTGACATCTTTGTTGAGAGCAAATTGGTcaaagatttgatcaatgctggatgcactgAAGACCTTTCCATTCTGGCTGGAGAAGCCTTCACCTCTACATCTCTGAAGAGGATGTGCctaattgaaaagaaaattgaggCTGAATCTGTCATCACACCAGAAGAGGTTAAGGGAAGAAGAATTCCTCTCAATGATTATCCCCTCTGGTCTAAGGTTGATGATCCAGAGGCCATCCTATACTACATTGAGGATCTGAGGAGTCTTGGATTTGAGATTGATGTCGATGAGTTCTTCAGAGCTCTTCCAGAAGCTCCTGATTATGaatctcctaagaagaagaagacaaacaGGAAGAAAGAGGATACTACTACGGCTGCAAATGATGACTTTGAGGATGGCGATGATGATGAGCaaccacctcagaagaagaagaagaaggtcagaattgctaCAAGGGTTATCCAGCAGGAAACTACTCAAGCACCAAGAACTACCAGAGTCACAAGATCTTTTGTTAGGAACTCAAGTAAGTTCATAATTCTTACGGGCGATGATGAATCTGATGCATGTTTAGCTTAG